One Desulfobacterales bacterium genomic window carries:
- a CDS encoding efflux RND transporter periplasmic adaptor subunit: MQKRKKGYESLKWIAALVALTGLMVFTGCRSDNSLEASESEGSAPVQKVAVVTMQPQQITLTTELSGRTSPYRVAEIRPQVQGIIQKRLFTEGSDVKAGDVLYQIDPAMYQATLDNAVAALCKAEANLPAVQSRADRYRELAVEKAVSRQDYDDAAAALKQAEAEIQYWKASVKTARINLGYTRIAAPISGRIGRSNVTEGAVVTAYQAMALATIQQLDPIYVDVPQSTADLLKLKERMQNGQLEKKTQSRKNVQLIMKNHTTYPVKGTLQFQEVTVDQTTGSVILRAVFPNPDNFLLPGMYVRAVFPEGIHHQALLVPQQAVSRDRKGNPLVFVVNSDNIIEQRMPALDRVIGDQWLVDSGLNQGDQVVVEGLQKIRPGSVVEPLPFQSDLQSTHSNSKIGA; encoded by the coding sequence ATGCAAAAGAGGAAAAAAGGGTATGAATCCCTTAAGTGGATTGCCGCATTGGTGGCCCTGACGGGTCTTATGGTATTTACAGGGTGCAGAAGCGATAACAGCCTGGAAGCGTCAGAGTCGGAAGGCAGTGCCCCGGTCCAGAAGGTGGCGGTGGTGACGATGCAGCCGCAGCAGATTACGTTGACAACGGAGCTGTCCGGCCGGACATCCCCCTATCGGGTTGCGGAAATCAGGCCGCAGGTTCAGGGTATTATTCAAAAACGGCTGTTTACCGAAGGTTCCGACGTCAAGGCCGGGGATGTGCTCTATCAGATCGATCCGGCCATGTATCAGGCGACACTGGACAATGCAGTGGCCGCTCTCTGCAAGGCCGAGGCCAATTTGCCGGCGGTTCAATCCAGAGCCGACCGCTACAGAGAACTGGCGGTTGAAAAAGCGGTCAGCCGGCAGGATTACGACGATGCCGCGGCAGCACTGAAGCAGGCGGAAGCCGAAATTCAGTATTGGAAAGCGTCGGTGAAAACCGCGCGCATCAATTTGGGATATACCCGTATCGCGGCCCCCATTTCCGGTCGCATCGGCAGGTCCAATGTGACCGAAGGCGCTGTCGTGACAGCTTATCAGGCCATGGCGCTGGCAACCATTCAACAGCTGGACCCCATCTATGTGGATGTGCCCCAATCTACCGCCGATCTGCTGAAATTAAAAGAGCGGATGCAAAACGGCCAACTGGAGAAAAAGACTCAAAGCCGGAAAAATGTTCAGCTGATCATGAAAAATCATACGACTTACCCTGTCAAAGGGACCCTTCAATTCCAGGAGGTTACAGTGGACCAGACGACCGGTTCCGTTATCCTGCGGGCGGTGTTCCCTAATCCGGATAATTTTTTACTGCCGGGCATGTATGTCCGGGCCGTGTTTCCTGAAGGAATCCATCATCAGGCCCTGCTGGTTCCCCAACAGGCTGTATCGCGGGATCGCAAGGGAAATCCGCTGGTATTTGTCGTTAATTCCGACAATATTATCGAACAGCGGATGCCGGCATTGGATCGTGTCATCGGGGATCAATGGCTGGTTGATTCAGGCTTGAATCAGGGGGATCAGGTGGTTGTCGAAGGGCTTCAGAAAATCAGGCCGGGGTCGGTGGTGGAACCTTTACCGTTTCAATCTGATTTGCAAAGCACTCACTCAAATTCGAAAATCGGGGCGTAA